From one Flavobacterium kingsejongi genomic stretch:
- a CDS encoding anhydro-N-acetylmuramic acid kinase encodes MMEKNYNVIGIMSGTSLDGIDLAHVFLKKTAEKWTYEIVESETVPYSTEWITRLKSAIGFSPEQLHILNVDYTWLLAEVINDFIDRHNLEAIDAVCSHGHTILHQPQNGITLQIGNLPLLSGLVQQNIVCDFRVQDVELGGQGAPLVPIGDQLLFLEYDYCLNLGGFSNVSFEYRDQRIAFDISPVNTVLNFYANSMGLDYDDKGQFAQSGNCNEAMLNALNALPFYRMPFPKSLGFEFVRDTVLPLMEEFEIPVADKLHTFITHVAFQTAAALPKKEGKMLVSGGGVYNEYLILKIREYLPDMDIRIPDAKTIEYKEALIFALLGVLKLRGEINVLASVTGAQNNHSSGQIYYI; translated from the coding sequence ATGATGGAAAAAAACTACAACGTTATCGGAATAATGTCAGGAACATCACTTGACGGTATCGATTTGGCTCATGTATTTTTGAAAAAGACAGCCGAAAAATGGACGTATGAAATTGTGGAATCGGAAACGGTACCCTATAGTACGGAATGGATAACAAGGCTAAAATCGGCCATTGGATTTTCCCCGGAGCAACTTCATATTCTCAATGTGGATTATACCTGGCTTTTGGCGGAAGTGATTAATGATTTTATAGACCGGCATAATTTGGAGGCGATTGATGCGGTTTGTTCCCATGGGCATACCATTTTGCATCAGCCCCAGAATGGGATTACCCTGCAAATTGGAAACCTGCCATTGCTTTCGGGGTTAGTTCAGCAAAACATCGTATGTGATTTTCGGGTACAGGATGTGGAATTGGGAGGGCAGGGAGCGCCATTAGTACCTATCGGTGATCAGTTGTTATTTCTGGAATATGACTATTGCCTGAATTTGGGTGGTTTTTCCAATGTTTCTTTTGAATACCGGGACCAGCGGATTGCGTTTGATATTTCTCCTGTAAATACAGTCCTGAATTTCTATGCCAATAGTATGGGGCTCGATTATGATGATAAAGGACAGTTTGCTCAAAGTGGGAACTGTAATGAGGCGATGCTAAATGCATTGAATGCACTGCCATTTTACAGGATGCCATTTCCAAAATCACTGGGGTTTGAATTTGTGCGGGATACTGTTTTGCCTTTAATGGAAGAATTTGAAATTCCTGTGGCTGATAAGCTGCATACTTTTATTACCCATGTCGCTTTTCAGACAGCGGCAGCACTCCCTAAAAAAGAAGGGAAGATGCTCGTTTCTGGCGGTGGCGTTTATAATGAATACCTGATTTTAAAAATTAGGGAATACCTTCCGGATATGGACATCCGGATCCCAGACGCAAAAACCATTGAATATAAAGAAGCCCTGATCTTTGCGCTGTTGGGCGTACTGAAATTAAGAGGTGAAATTAATGTGCTGGCCAGTGTTACCGGAGCGCAAAATAATCACAGTTCGGGCCAGATTTATTATATCTGA
- a CDS encoding ATP-binding protein has protein sequence MKIAVPDNDADTDNKKIIQISTAIANLYASEAVGRNSILTGSIKDFTEYNKMLDSVNSEIEIIKYHAEPDQLSKFDSIQLLLNKKKKSITDIITFRKKYNQNSTFDKAVNGIYRTKDSLTSKVKPVKFKDGNQVRKVIKDALPPRIYDSLSKLQIPNDSLAMAFEDVLTDLVIKDNLLKFQLFKKEQKLQDENRIISDKLRVILSSLENEILQKSYVKIKQSKAAIDHTTQTMAWIGAGTFLLLIVFAWIIISDLSKNQRYRTQLEVLNVEKEDLLRSKMMLLATVTHDIQTPLGSIIGFSDLLKGTELNPKQKQYLDNVKHSSHYILKLVNDLIDFSKLENDKIKIEQISFNFKELIENTCQPLEPNALNKGIQLKWNIDEHLNNNYISDPYRIKQILTNLITNSIKFTQEGSVQVAATIQYPNARPFIVIQVIDTGIGIPKSQQEIIFKEFTQAHSGIEKKFGGTGLGLTIAQRILHLLGGDITVESEPLEGAVFTIKIPLEKSNVTDPIAQNTDAEKEYNFLRNKKILIIDDDAMQLGLMKEIFSNYPPEIKTTVDAALAIDILTNEPFDLVLSDIQMPKIDGFELVNQIRNHKNPKISNLPVIALSGKRDLSMDDFTAKGFTSFHPKPIQLEALLSLLRDIFENRVILPLVIPAKIEYSEDLYDLSSLNQFTQNDQESLKLILKNFILSADENCELLLQKTMEQDQNAMSELAHKMIPMLKQMNVHSIVSLLEIIEDKKLAPNEEALIFVKNVVASIQALNQKFEEDILN, from the coding sequence TTGAAAATTGCCGTCCCCGATAACGATGCGGATACCGATAATAAAAAGATCATCCAGATCAGTACTGCGATTGCTAATCTATATGCTTCTGAAGCAGTAGGCCGGAATTCCATCCTTACTGGCTCCATCAAAGATTTTACAGAGTACAACAAAATGCTGGATAGTGTCAATTCAGAAATAGAAATCATAAAATATCATGCCGAACCGGATCAGCTGAGCAAATTCGACTCCATACAGCTTTTACTCAATAAAAAGAAAAAGAGTATCACTGACATTATTACTTTCCGCAAAAAATACAATCAAAACTCAACCTTTGACAAAGCCGTTAATGGTATTTACAGAACTAAAGACTCCCTGACCAGTAAAGTCAAACCGGTCAAATTTAAAGATGGCAATCAGGTTCGGAAAGTGATCAAAGACGCGCTGCCGCCACGAATCTACGATTCCCTGAGCAAGCTTCAGATTCCCAATGACTCGCTCGCTATGGCCTTTGAAGATGTCCTGACTGACCTCGTGATTAAAGATAATCTCCTTAAATTTCAGTTATTCAAAAAAGAACAGAAACTACAGGACGAAAACAGAATCATCTCCGATAAGCTTCGGGTAATTTTAAGTTCTCTTGAGAATGAGATCCTCCAAAAATCTTATGTCAAAATAAAACAGTCCAAAGCTGCGATTGACCATACTACCCAAACAATGGCCTGGATTGGTGCCGGCACTTTCCTGCTCTTAATCGTTTTTGCATGGATTATCATCAGTGACCTTTCTAAAAATCAACGGTACAGAACCCAACTTGAAGTCCTGAATGTAGAAAAGGAGGATTTGTTGCGCAGTAAAATGATGCTTTTAGCCACAGTGACCCATGACATCCAGACACCATTAGGCAGTATCATCGGATTTTCAGACCTCTTAAAAGGTACAGAATTAAATCCGAAACAGAAACAATACCTCGACAATGTCAAACATTCATCGCATTACATCTTAAAACTGGTCAATGACCTTATTGACTTTTCCAAACTGGAGAATGATAAGATCAAGATTGAACAGATCAGTTTCAATTTCAAGGAACTCATTGAAAATACCTGCCAGCCCTTAGAGCCCAACGCCCTGAACAAAGGCATACAGTTAAAATGGAATATTGACGAGCACCTCAATAACAATTATATTTCCGATCCCTACCGGATCAAACAGATACTGACGAACCTGATTACAAATTCCATCAAATTTACCCAGGAAGGTTCCGTCCAGGTGGCGGCAACAATACAATATCCAAATGCGCGACCGTTTATTGTCATTCAGGTCATTGATACTGGGATCGGGATTCCCAAAAGCCAGCAGGAGATCATTTTCAAGGAATTTACACAGGCACATTCGGGAATTGAGAAAAAATTTGGTGGTACCGGATTAGGCCTTACTATTGCACAGAGGATATTACACTTATTGGGCGGTGATATTACGGTAGAAAGTGAACCTCTTGAAGGGGCCGTATTTACTATCAAAATACCTCTTGAAAAATCAAATGTAACTGATCCGATAGCGCAAAACACCGATGCCGAAAAGGAATATAATTTTTTAAGGAATAAAAAAATACTTATCATTGACGATGACGCTATGCAATTGGGCCTTATGAAAGAAATTTTCAGCAACTACCCTCCGGAAATAAAAACTACCGTTGATGCAGCCCTTGCTATTGATATTTTAACGAATGAGCCGTTTGATTTGGTTTTAAGCGATATACAGATGCCTAAAATTGACGGCTTTGAACTGGTCAATCAAATCCGGAACCATAAAAATCCAAAAATATCAAACCTGCCTGTGATCGCGTTATCCGGTAAAAGAGATTTGAGCATGGATGATTTTACTGCAAAAGGATTTACATCTTTTCACCCGAAACCCATACAGCTTGAAGCATTATTGTCATTGCTCCGCGATATTTTTGAAAATCGTGTTATCCTTCCTTTGGTCATTCCTGCCAAAATAGAATATTCAGAGGACCTTTATGACCTGAGCAGTCTGAACCAGTTTACCCAAAATGATCAGGAATCACTAAAATTGATTCTTAAAAATTTCATTCTAAGCGCAGATGAAAATTGCGAATTATTACTCCAAAAAACGATGGAGCAAGATCAAAATGCTATGTCGGAATTAGCACATAAAATGATTCCAATGCTGAAACAAATGAATGTACACTCTATAGTTTCCTTATTAGAAATTATTGAAGACAAAAAATTAGCCCCCAATGAGGAAGCT
- a CDS encoding Glu/Leu/Phe/Val dehydrogenase dimerization domain-containing protein, giving the protein MKDLLNKFENKEPEIIFNWKDAETEAEGWTVINSLRGGAAGGGTRMRKGLDMNEVLSLAKTMEVKFSVSGPAIGGAKSGINFDPNDPRKKGVLQRWYKAVSPLLKSYYGTGGDLNVDEIHEVIPMTEECGVWHPQEGVFNGHFKPTEADKINRIGQLRQGVVKVIENPSFSPDVAKKYTVADMITGYGVAQAVRHFYDIYGGSVKGKKAIVQGFGNVGSAAAFYLADMGAKVVGIIDRDGGVINEDGFSFEEIRTLFLNKDGNKLVADNMIPFEEINQKIWTIGAEIFTPCAASRLVTQSQVDSMIGSGLEVISCGANVPFADKEIFFGPIMEQIDQKVSLIPDFISNCGMARVFAYFMEKKVQMTDEAIFNDTSDTIKNAIVKAHSLSSAKTNISATAFEIALKQLV; this is encoded by the coding sequence ATGAAAGATTTATTAAATAAATTTGAAAATAAAGAGCCAGAAATCATTTTTAACTGGAAAGATGCTGAAACAGAGGCTGAAGGATGGACTGTTATTAACTCTCTGAGAGGTGGTGCTGCCGGTGGTGGAACACGAATGAGAAAAGGCCTTGATATGAATGAAGTGCTTTCCCTTGCTAAAACGATGGAAGTGAAATTTTCAGTGTCTGGTCCTGCCATTGGAGGCGCAAAATCCGGAATCAATTTTGACCCGAATGATCCCCGTAAAAAAGGGGTTTTGCAACGTTGGTATAAAGCTGTGTCTCCACTTTTGAAAAGTTATTATGGCACTGGGGGCGACCTAAATGTAGATGAAATCCATGAGGTGATTCCAATGACGGAAGAATGTGGTGTATGGCACCCACAGGAAGGTGTTTTTAACGGACACTTCAAGCCAACGGAAGCGGATAAAATTAACCGTATTGGACAGTTGCGCCAGGGCGTGGTAAAAGTGATCGAAAATCCTTCCTTCTCTCCGGATGTGGCCAAAAAATATACTGTTGCCGATATGATTACTGGTTATGGTGTGGCGCAGGCCGTACGTCATTTTTATGATATCTATGGTGGTTCTGTAAAAGGCAAAAAAGCCATTGTACAAGGTTTTGGTAATGTGGGTTCAGCAGCGGCATTTTACCTGGCTGATATGGGGGCAAAAGTTGTAGGGATTATCGATAGGGATGGTGGTGTGATTAATGAGGATGGTTTTAGTTTTGAAGAAATCCGTACCTTATTCCTGAATAAAGATGGGAATAAATTAGTAGCTGATAACATGATTCCATTTGAAGAAATCAATCAAAAAATATGGACGATAGGAGCTGAGATCTTTACTCCTTGTGCAGCGTCAAGACTGGTTACTCAAAGTCAGGTCGATAGTATGATCGGTTCAGGACTGGAAGTGATTTCCTGTGGTGCCAATGTTCCTTTCGCTGACAAAGAGATTTTCTTTGGTCCTATTATGGAGCAAATAGATCAAAAGGTAAGCCTGATTCCTGATTTTATTTCCAACTGTGGAATGGCACGTGTATTTGCCTATTTTATGGAGAAAAAAGTACAGATGACTGACGAAGCTATTTTCAATGATACTTCGGATACGATTAAAAATGCCATTGTTAAAGCCCATAGCCTTAGCAGTGCTAAAACAAATATCAGTGCTACAGCATTTGAAATTGCATTAAAACAATTAGTATAA
- a CDS encoding energy transducer TonB family protein, which yields MTILKTEQEKKSFGITALLFAILLLGLFYLRFAKSLDVPELEGGGGGGDIAINFGDSDVGSGTNYESMESVRPAAKSTPVKADEEEIISQENEDAPVIQQVVKRDKPKVETKPVVKEPVKPQASKSTNDALASILNSSSKGGDGNDGISGNKGKANGEANARGYNGGGGSGTGSGGGNGSGEGLGTGSGYGNGNGAGRGNGNGNYQLAGRKFLSTPQPNYTCNEQGTVVVQISVDKNGKVTNAEPGVRGSTNLAKCLLDQAKIAAMNTKVNPSADAPDKQVGKIIYNFKLTE from the coding sequence ATGACTATTTTAAAAACGGAACAGGAAAAAAAATCATTTGGTATAACAGCCCTGCTGTTTGCTATTCTATTACTGGGATTATTCTACCTGAGGTTTGCCAAGAGCTTAGACGTTCCCGAACTGGAAGGTGGTGGAGGCGGTGGCGATATTGCTATAAATTTTGGAGATAGCGATGTAGGATCCGGGACTAATTATGAATCCATGGAAAGTGTACGTCCTGCAGCAAAATCAACTCCAGTAAAAGCGGATGAAGAAGAAATCATTTCACAGGAAAATGAAGATGCTCCCGTAATACAACAAGTCGTAAAAAGAGATAAGCCCAAAGTAGAAACGAAACCTGTGGTAAAAGAACCTGTAAAACCTCAGGCATCCAAATCTACTAATGATGCTTTGGCAAGTATATTGAACAGCTCCAGTAAAGGCGGTGATGGTAATGATGGCATTTCCGGGAATAAAGGAAAAGCCAATGGAGAAGCGAATGCAAGAGGTTACAATGGCGGTGGCGGAAGCGGCACTGGATCCGGTGGCGGTAATGGTAGTGGAGAAGGATTGGGTACCGGAAGTGGTTATGGTAATGGAAATGGTGCGGGACGTGGTAATGGGAATGGAAATTACCAGCTGGCCGGAAGGAAATTCCTTTCGACACCACAACCCAATTATACCTGTAATGAACAAGGAACTGTAGTAGTACAGATTTCGGTGGATAAAAATGGAAAAGTAACCAATGCAGAACCCGGTGTTCGGGGTAGTACAAATTTGGCCAAATGCCTTTTGGATCAGGCTAAAATTGCTGCTATGAATACCAAAGTAAATCCAAGTGCTGATGCACCGGACAAACAAGTCGGGAAAATTATTTATAATTTTAAGCTGACAGAATAA
- a CDS encoding DUF6799 domain-containing protein yields the protein MQKEKMKKEMKEQKMKDHVMMMDGKMMVMKDGKKMMMDKDMNMANGTMVSTKGMVTMKDGKTMMMKNGDMVDMDGMMMPKKEKMTKMMTKESKMTK from the coding sequence ATGCAAAAAGAAAAAATGAAAAAAGAAATGAAGGAACAAAAAATGAAAGACCACGTCATGATGATGGACGGCAAAATGATGGTCATGAAAGATGGCAAAAAAATGATGATGGACAAAGACATGAATATGGCCAATGGAACCATGGTTTCCACAAAAGGCATGGTTACCATGAAAGATGGCAAAACCATGATGATGAAAAATGGCGATATGGTGGACATGGACGGAATGATGATGCCGAAAAAAGAAAAAATGACAAAGATGATGACTAAGGAATCGAAAATGACCAAATAG
- a CDS encoding FAD-dependent oxidoreductase: protein MENKEANWTICQECQGRGKKSRGLSNKARLRYKRELNQFEKTQGVGTAPVRPKGHLHTCLNCNGSGLVHSATPPIADPENYPHVAIIGGGIGGVALAVACLHRGIPFSLYERDNNFNTRSQGYGLTLQQASKAIEGLGIFSLDEGVISTRHVVHTTEGKVIGEWGIRKWVESDAKTFSKRTNVHIARQSLRLALLEQLGGHTKVQWGHQLIDFKEHGNKGVDLSFQVNGETKHYKADLVVGADGIRSSVRRLLIGEDNTPLRYLGCIVILGICPLSALDGLTNPLLDSATVFQTANGNERIYMMPYTADSVMWQLSFPMPEEEAKALSAQGSHALKEEACRRTQWHDPIPQIVAATLESQVSGYPVYDRELLESGLLQKSGSITLMGDAAHPMSPFKGQGANQALLDALTLARSISKGCRPLSEWREAGLRKSVLTDFESEMLERSAIKVQDSAEAAAFLHSEIVLHEGDEPRGRCLKKK from the coding sequence GTGGAAAATAAAGAAGCAAACTGGACTATTTGCCAGGAATGCCAGGGGCGCGGCAAAAAAAGCAGAGGACTCAGCAATAAAGCACGTCTCCGCTACAAGAGGGAACTTAATCAGTTTGAAAAAACGCAAGGTGTAGGAACAGCCCCCGTTCGCCCTAAGGGGCACCTCCATACCTGCCTGAATTGTAATGGATCTGGATTGGTTCATTCTGCTACTCCTCCTATAGCAGATCCGGAAAACTATCCTCATGTTGCTATTATTGGCGGGGGCATAGGAGGTGTAGCATTAGCTGTTGCCTGTTTGCACCGCGGAATCCCTTTTTCCCTTTATGAACGCGACAACAACTTTAACACCCGATCACAAGGCTACGGCCTCACGCTACAACAAGCCAGTAAAGCGATAGAAGGATTGGGTATTTTCTCATTGGATGAAGGGGTAATTTCCACAAGGCATGTAGTACATACGACAGAAGGAAAAGTAATTGGAGAATGGGGCATCAGAAAGTGGGTGGAATCAGACGCGAAAACATTCTCGAAACGCACCAACGTGCATATAGCCCGGCAATCTTTGCGCTTAGCATTACTGGAGCAACTCGGCGGACATACTAAAGTACAGTGGGGACACCAATTAATCGATTTTAAGGAACATGGAAACAAAGGTGTTGACCTGAGCTTTCAAGTCAATGGAGAGACAAAGCATTACAAGGCTGATCTTGTGGTTGGCGCTGATGGCATCCGCAGTTCGGTACGACGGTTGCTGATTGGTGAGGATAATACTCCACTACGGTATCTGGGATGTATTGTGATATTGGGCATTTGCCCGCTTAGCGCACTCGATGGGCTTACCAATCCCCTACTGGACTCAGCTACTGTATTTCAAACCGCTAACGGCAATGAGCGCATCTACATGATGCCGTATACAGCAGACTCGGTGATGTGGCAACTTAGCTTCCCAATGCCTGAAGAAGAAGCTAAGGCATTAAGTGCTCAGGGATCTCACGCACTCAAGGAAGAAGCCTGCCGCAGAACGCAATGGCACGACCCCATCCCTCAGATTGTCGCAGCAACCCTGGAATCCCAAGTCTCTGGCTACCCAGTATACGATCGGGAATTACTCGAATCCGGATTGTTGCAAAAAAGCGGGTCAATAACGCTGATGGGCGATGCGGCTCATCCCATGAGCCCATTTAAAGGACAGGGAGCAAATCAGGCTCTGCTGGACGCCCTTACACTAGCACGAAGTATCTCAAAAGGATGCAGACCTTTATCAGAATGGAGGGAAGCCGGACTGCGAAAAAGCGTATTAACAGACTTTGAATCAGAAATGTTAGAACGCAGTGCTATCAAAGTACAAGATTCAGCAGAAGCTGCAGCGTTCCTACATTCCGAAATCGTACTTCATGAAGGCGATGAACCAAGAGGACGGTGCTTAAAGAAAAAGTAG
- a CDS encoding VOC family protein, translated as MEIQNLDHVVLTVADLTVTCNFYQEVLGMEVLTFGGGRKALRFGNQKINLHQKGYEIQPAAAFPTKGSADLCFIAITPISEILTELYQKGIAVLEGGVVQRTGAMGKMASVYFRDPDLNLIEVSNYR; from the coding sequence ATGGAAATTCAAAATTTAGACCATGTGGTATTGACTGTCGCAGATCTCACTGTAACCTGTAATTTTTACCAGGAAGTTTTAGGGATGGAAGTACTAACATTTGGAGGTGGGCGCAAGGCTTTAAGATTTGGAAACCAAAAAATAAATCTGCACCAAAAAGGATACGAGATACAGCCTGCTGCTGCTTTTCCAACAAAAGGATCTGCTGATCTTTGTTTTATTGCGATAACGCCTATATCGGAAATACTAACAGAATTATATCAAAAGGGAATTGCTGTGCTGGAGGGTGGAGTTGTACAGCGTACCGGTGCTATGGGGAAGATGGCTTCAGTATATTTTCGCGATCCCGATCTTAATTTGATAGAAGTTAGCAATTATCGATGA
- a CDS encoding bifunctional folylpolyglutamate synthase/dihydrofolate synthase yields MNYPETLQWMFSQLPMYQQQGASAYKEDLTNTILLSDYLGNPEKGMQFIHVAGTNGKGSTSHMLASILQEAGYKVGLYTSPHLKDFRERIKINGKDISESFVCEFMNTHKAFFEKNQLSFFEMTVGLAFDYFKKEQTDIAIIETGMGGRLDSTNIITPLLSVITNIGLDHTQFLGNTIPLIAAEKAGIIKPGIPVVIGEYTAETKVVFENKANSCNAPIFFASDLIDETKPSDLLGDYQQYNKKTVLQAIRVLRDLDLFTISEKDIDSGLMNVVKNTGLQGRWQQLGLAPKIICDTAHNKHGLEIVMKQILNEKFDQLHMVIGMVNDKNLDEVLPLFPEKAKYYFCKPNVPRGMDVSVLQEKAAVYHRVGSAFDSVSEAYVAAVAAAEKADLIYVGGSTFVVAEIL; encoded by the coding sequence ATGAATTATCCGGAAACCTTACAGTGGATGTTCAGCCAGTTGCCAATGTACCAGCAACAAGGCGCATCTGCGTACAAAGAGGATTTAACCAATACAATCCTTCTTTCGGATTACCTTGGGAATCCTGAAAAAGGAATGCAATTTATCCATGTTGCCGGGACCAATGGCAAAGGATCAACGTCTCACATGCTGGCTTCTATTTTACAGGAAGCCGGATACAAAGTAGGGCTCTATACTTCACCGCACTTAAAAGACTTCAGGGAACGCATCAAAATTAATGGGAAAGACATTTCCGAATCTTTTGTTTGTGAGTTTATGAATACCCACAAGGCTTTCTTTGAAAAGAACCAGCTTAGTTTCTTCGAAATGACCGTAGGGCTGGCATTTGACTATTTTAAGAAGGAACAGACCGATATCGCCATTATTGAAACCGGTATGGGAGGCCGTCTGGATTCAACCAATATTATTACACCATTACTATCGGTAATTACCAATATCGGATTGGATCATACACAGTTTTTAGGGAATACAATTCCACTGATCGCTGCGGAAAAAGCCGGGATTATTAAACCGGGTATCCCTGTGGTGATTGGGGAGTATACTGCTGAGACAAAAGTAGTATTTGAAAATAAAGCCAATAGTTGTAATGCTCCCATCTTTTTTGCGTCAGACCTGATTGACGAAACAAAGCCTTCGGATCTGTTAGGGGATTATCAGCAATATAATAAGAAAACAGTACTTCAGGCCATACGTGTGCTCCGGGATCTGGATCTTTTTACGATTAGTGAGAAGGATATTGATTCGGGCTTAATGAATGTAGTAAAAAACACAGGACTGCAAGGAAGGTGGCAGCAATTAGGTCTTGCGCCAAAAATCATCTGTGATACAGCCCACAACAAACATGGCCTCGAAATTGTCATGAAGCAAATATTGAACGAAAAATTTGATCAGTTGCACATGGTAATTGGGATGGTAAATGATAAAAATCTCGACGAAGTATTGCCTTTGTTCCCTGAAAAAGCAAAATATTATTTTTGTAAACCCAATGTGCCAAGAGGAATGGATGTTTCCGTTTTACAGGAAAAAGCTGCAGTATACCATCGTGTTGGTTCGGCATTCGATTCTGTTTCAGAAGCTTATGTGGCGGCAGTCGCAGCAGCAGAAAAAGCCGATCTGATTTATGTTGGGGGCAGTACTTTTGTTGTAGCAGAAATTTTATAA
- a CDS encoding acyl-CoA dehydrogenase, with the protein MDFKLTEEHLMIQKAARDFAQNELLPGVIERDEKQIFPAEQIKKMGELGFMGMMVSPEYGGSGLDTISYVLAMEEISKVDASASVVMSVNNSLVCWGLQAFGSEEQKQKYLPRLASGEIIGAFCLSEPEAGSDATSQRTTAIDKGDHYLVNGTKNWITNGGTADVYLVIAQTDVEKKHKGINALIMEKGMAGFEIGPKEQKMGIRGSDTHSLMFTDVKVPKENRIGEDGFGFKFAMKTLAGGRIGIASQALGIASGAYELALKYSKERKAFGTEICNHQAIAFKLADMAVSIEAARHLCMKAAWDKDNHNNYDMSGAMAKLFASQTAMDVAVEAVQIHGGNGYVKEYHVERMMRDAKITQIYEGTSEIQKIVISRGIING; encoded by the coding sequence ATGGACTTTAAACTTACAGAAGAGCATTTAATGATTCAAAAAGCAGCAAGAGATTTTGCTCAAAACGAATTGCTCCCAGGTGTGATTGAAAGAGATGAAAAACAGATTTTCCCGGCTGAACAAATCAAGAAGATGGGAGAACTTGGATTTATGGGTATGATGGTTTCCCCCGAATATGGAGGAAGCGGTCTGGACACCATTTCTTATGTGCTTGCCATGGAAGAAATTTCGAAAGTAGACGCATCCGCCTCTGTAGTAATGTCTGTAAACAACTCTTTAGTATGCTGGGGTCTGCAGGCTTTTGGATCAGAAGAACAAAAACAAAAATATTTACCCCGCCTGGCTTCAGGTGAAATCATCGGTGCTTTCTGTCTTTCAGAGCCGGAAGCAGGTAGCGATGCTACTTCACAAAGAACAACTGCTATAGACAAAGGGGATCACTATCTTGTAAATGGCACCAAAAACTGGATTACCAATGGTGGTACTGCTGATGTTTATCTGGTTATCGCACAAACGGATGTAGAGAAAAAACATAAGGGGATCAATGCCCTGATCATGGAAAAAGGCATGGCTGGTTTTGAAATCGGGCCAAAAGAACAAAAGATGGGTATTCGTGGTTCAGACACTCACTCCCTTATGTTTACCGATGTAAAAGTACCAAAGGAGAACAGGATTGGCGAAGATGGATTCGGATTCAAATTTGCAATGAAAACCTTAGCTGGCGGAAGAATCGGTATTGCTTCACAAGCCCTTGGAATAGCTTCCGGAGCGTATGAACTGGCTTTAAAATATTCTAAGGAGCGTAAAGCTTTCGGTACAGAAATCTGCAATCACCAGGCTATCGCTTTTAAATTGGCCGACATGGCTGTAAGCATTGAAGCAGCCCGTCATTTATGCATGAAAGCGGCATGGGACAAAGACAACCATAATAACTACGATATGAGTGGCGCTATGGCAAAACTTTTTGCTTCGCAGACTGCAATGGATGTAGCTGTTGAAGCGGTACAAATTCACGGTGGAAATGGCTATGTTAAAGAGTACCATGTAGAGCGAATGATGCGTGATGCTAAAATCACTCAGATTTATGAAGGAACGTCTGAAATTCAAAAAATTGTAATTTCCCGCGGAATTATCAACGGATAA